GTTTGCCCGTTCAGGTCAGCGGGCGTTGACGCTGGATGCCAACCGTTACTATACAGGCGGAAATACAAATTTCCTTGAAGGGACTTTCAACCTTTCCTCCTATGATATCGACGTTCACGATGTGAGGTTGAATTTCAGTTATAAGAATCACGGTCAGAAAACGAATACTAACAACAAGGTATGGGTTCGTGGAAACGATACTGATCCCTGGATTGAAGCTTACGATCTGTTTGCTAACCAAAATCTGGCGCAGAACGGATACAAAACTTCGCCCGGTATCGAAGTCAGCAATCTGCTCGCGGCGAACGGGAAAAATCTCTCTTCGAGTTTTCAGGTACGGTTTGGGCAGTGGGGGAAATCAATAACGGCTGATTATGTCAGCGGCGCGGGCTATTCCTTCGATGATATCGAGATTTACACGGTTACCGACGACATTCAGGTACTTGCGATGGTTGCTCCCGCAGCTGAAAGCTGCGGGTTGGGCAATGCAGAAGATATTACGGTTAAAATAAGGAACAGTTCGGCCGGGGCACTGACGAACGTTCCGGTTTTTTACCAGCTGAACAATGGAGAAATTGTTTCAGAAGTAATTCCCTCCATCGATAAAAGGACAACCATTGATTTCACATTCTCTCAAAAAGCCGGTTTATCCGCTTTGGGAAACCAGACGGTGAAAGTATGGTCTGCATTTGAGACAGACAGTTACCGGGAGAACGACACAACCCTGCTGGCATTCTACAATGCGCCATTGATTTCAACTTTTCCTTACCTGGAAAATTTTGAGGGCGGGGACGGATACTGGAGTCCAAAGGGCATCAATAGCTCGTGGCAGTACGGGTCACCGGTGTCGGCAGTGGTAAATTCGGCTGCGAGCGGCAGTAAAATCTGGAAAACAAACCTGTCGGGCACCCACAATGATAAAGAAGAATCTTACCTCTACTCGCCATGCTTCCAGGTTGGGGGACTTGCTTCACCCATGCTGAGTTTCAGCGTGATCCTCGATTTCGAAGTGTGCGATCCGAACCCATGCGACTATGTATCTCTCGAATATTCAGGAAACGGGGGTGCCTGGACAAGATTGGGCAGCCCGGGGCAGGGTACTAACTGGTATAATAAAACGTACTCCTCGAAAGGGGCATGGAGTATCCAGGACTACATCCGCTGGCATGTGGCTTCCATTCCTTTGCCCACAGGATTTCAGGATCTTAAAATCAGGTTTGTGATGGTCTCTGACGGTTTTACACACCGCGAGGGGATTGCGCTGGACGATATTCATATTTTCGATAAGGCCAGCAATATTTATGACGAAGGCGCGCTGGCATCTCCCATTGTAAAAACTGTGAACGGAGGAAACGACTGGATCCATTTTACGCAAAACGGAAAGCTGGTGGCCTCTGTTAACCCAAACGGGCAGAACCTGGGAAGTACGGCAGTGCAGACATATTTGCATTCCGGCGCGGTAAGGAGTGCTAATCTGCAATATTACCTCAACCGAAATTTTACTGTTAAACCGGCCAATATCAGTACTGCCGACTTTGTAACTGTGCGCATGTATTTCCTGGAAACGGAAGTTGAAGCACTTCTGGCAGCGACCGGCTGTAATTCATGCGGTAAACCTGCCAATGCATTCGAGTTGGGGATTTCAAAGTACCGTGGTGCAGATAAATCAAAGGAAGACGGAAGTCTGGTAAACAGTACCGAGCTAGGGTGGTCCTTTCATCCCGCCTCCGAATTAGCAATTGTCCCTTACGACAACGGGTATTATGTCGAAATGAAAATGAAGGCTTTTTCAGAGTTTTGGTTGGCAAAAAACTTTATCGGCAATTCTTCCCCACTACCGGTTGACCTTATTCGTTTTGAGGCCCGCAAAAAGACAGGAATGGAAGCTGGCAACGATGTGATACTGGAATGGGAAACTGCCGCAGAGGAAAATTTTGAGCGTTTTGACATTGAGGTGGCAAATGGCAACGATGCGTACAGGAAAGGCCTATTTGTCAAAATCGGAGGAGTAACCGGGGGCGGCAGACTAACCGGAGGCAGGTATGCATTCCTTGATCAGGAGCCGATGAAATCAGGAGCCAGATATTACCGGCTGAAAATGGTCGATGCCGACAGCACTTTCAGCTATTCAATGGTAAGGCCGGTGGTTTTTGATGAAAAAACAGAATGGACTACTTACCCCAATCCGTCAGCTGGGGTATTTTATGTGGTATATCGGGGAGATCCCAGCCAGTCGGTATTGCTGAATATCTATGACCTCAACGGCAGGTTAGTGAAACAGTCTAATGCAAAGGCAACCGGTTTTCTTCAAAAAGAGGAAATAGATCTTTCCTCGCATGCACTTCCGAAAGGTTTGTACATGCTCGAAGTGGCGAATGGGAAGGATAAGCAGACATTCAAGCTGTTGAAAGAATAAATTTTCTCGCTTAACCCGGGGTACACCGTTACTTTTTTTAAAGGCTACGTCTAAATGGATCATTAAACATTGGTCCATCGAAACGTAGCTTTTTTATGTGGTTATTTTACAGATTTAAGGAGTGTGTCTGTTATTTGTACATGCTGCTGTTATTTGCAAGTGCAGCATTTTGTCAGATCCCCGAGCCTCCCAAGGCTGCCCACAGCCCGAACAGTGCCAATCTGGGGATTTTTGGTGATTTTGAAGTCTCCCCATTTACCGGAAAACCAGATATTGGAATTTCCCTGCAAACACTGGAATCCGGCCCGGTAAAAATACCGGTTGCTCTAACTTACGACGCCTCCGGGATCCGGCCTGATATTCACCCGGGGTGGACAGGCATGAATTGGGGGCTATCCACACATTACGCAGTCATTCGGACCGTCAAAGACCAACCCGACGAGGGATTGCCCTCTTCACCTGCTCAGCCCGGTTACTTGCATGCGCCGGTAAGAAACGCCCTGAATTATGGGGCCGCAGATTGGGCGGCAACTGGCAAGCTCGAAAATCTCGGATTCAATGCTCCTTCCTTTGATATGGAACCGGACGAGTTCAGCTTCAATGCGCCAGGACTTAGCGGAAGGTTTTTGATGGGACATGACGGACAGTGGAAAGTTTCCTGCGATCAGGCAGTTAAGGTCGAGCTGATCAGTACTGTTCTGGTTGATATTCCTTTTAAGCCTCCTTACTGGACCGGCAATCTCTGGGACCAGATTAACAATGGGAAATACAATCCTACGATTCAGGGCTTTTACATTACCGATGTGAATGGTACAAAGTATGAATTTGGAGGCACAACGGCCAATATGGAATTCAGCATTGATTTTTTCAATCAGGGTAAGTCAAACTGGATCTGCAATTCCTGGCATCTGAAATCGATAACAAGACACACCGGCCAGACGATCAATTTTACTTACGAACGGGGAAGCTTTGTTGCTCAAATGTATTTCTCGATTTTCAATAAGGCAGCGAGTGTAAATGGCGGCTCGCTCTTTGGTTGCACCAACTGGTCTTCGCTTATCAATGAGTATGGGCCGTACAATGGAAAGCTCATTTCACCAATCTATCTCAAAGAAATTGTTTCGGATAATTTCAAGATCAATTTCATTTCGAGTGAAAGTACGGAGCTGCGCTATGGTGAGGATATTTTCACTACTTATGTTAATAAGATTATCAACTCCGGCGGAAGCAAGCTGGATTTTCTTACTTTTCTGCATAACTGCTACTACCCGGTCTACAATCAAAGCCTTTGTAACAATCCTGCCGAAACACTTACACAGCTCCTGGCCAAGATCAAATGGCGGAAGCTGGACAAAATTCAGGTTCAAAACGGCAGCGGTACCACCGTCAAAGAATTTGAATTGACCTATAACAACCTTGCGACGGAAAGGTTGATGCTGCAAAAAGTCCAGGAAAAGTCGGGTTACAATGCAAGCAAGCTTCCGCCCTATGAATTCTCTTATTTCACAGCTCAGGGCCTTTCTTTGCCCGGCTACTGCAAGTCGCATACCGACCACTGGGGATTTTATAATGGCAAGTTGATTGATGCGGTTAATGATTTCAATGCCGTCGCCAGCTATGGCAGTACGCATCGGGCCCCGGCAGTTAATCAAAATTATTATCGTCTGGGCGCATTGACCCAGATCAAATATCCGACCGGCGGCATTACAAAGTTTTGGTTCGAACCGCATACCTATGCCAAAGAGGTGAAATTGAAACGCTGGGAAGGCGTAGATGCATCTGGATCTAACCAGAAGGCAGGCGGCCTTCGCATCAAAGAAATCCATAGTTATGATCCCGCCACGTCCAATCCCGTTGTCAGGAAAAAATACTTCTATTTGTCTGGGTTTAATCCGGTTAACGCAGATACGACCTCATTGCTTTCCAGCGGTGTACTCGGCGGGAAAACACAGTACTATTGGCCAAACTACATGCCGAAACCTGATGCGCCCAATACAACGGTTTCAGAACAGATTTTTTCAACGCAATCCATATTACCCGCCACAGAAAATAGCCTGGGCGCTCATATTGGCTATTCCAGCGTTATTGAATGGACTTCGGCCGAGGGCTGGACGGTTCATACTTTCAGTAACTTCGATAACGGTTATGCCGATGCGGCGCCGGTCGGTTTTATACAGCCTGGCTCTACGCCTTATCAGCCTTACAACAGCAATGCTTTTAAAAGAGGGAAGCTGATTTCCCGGGAGACTTTTACCAAAAATGGTTCTCCTGTTGCAAAAACAGTATATCAGTACGAAGCAGTAGGCGCTCTCGCTGATTACGCTGCCAGATCGGTTCGGGCGATGCTGACCACGCTATGCAACACGCGGACATATTGTTATGAAGGCACTGCCTATTTCAGCAATATGCAGAAATTCCTG
This Dyadobacter sp. UC 10 DNA region includes the following protein-coding sequences:
- a CDS encoding T9SS type A sorting domain-containing protein — encoded protein: MLLLFASAAFCQIPEPPKAAHSPNSANLGIFGDFEVSPFTGKPDIGISLQTLESGPVKIPVALTYDASGIRPDIHPGWTGMNWGLSTHYAVIRTVKDQPDEGLPSSPAQPGYLHAPVRNALNYGAADWAATGKLENLGFNAPSFDMEPDEFSFNAPGLSGRFLMGHDGQWKVSCDQAVKVELISTVLVDIPFKPPYWTGNLWDQINNGKYNPTIQGFYITDVNGTKYEFGGTTANMEFSIDFFNQGKSNWICNSWHLKSITRHTGQTINFTYERGSFVAQMYFSIFNKAASVNGGSLFGCTNWSSLINEYGPYNGKLISPIYLKEIVSDNFKINFISSESTELRYGEDIFTTYVNKIINSGGSKLDFLTFLHNCYYPVYNQSLCNNPAETLTQLLAKIKWRKLDKIQVQNGSGTTVKEFELTYNNLATERLMLQKVQEKSGYNASKLPPYEFSYFTAQGLSLPGYCKSHTDHWGFYNGKLIDAVNDFNAVASYGSTHRAPAVNQNYYRLGALTQIKYPTGGITKFWFEPHTYAKEVKLKRWEGVDASGSNQKAGGLRIKEIHSYDPATSNPVVRKKYFYLSGFNPVNADTTSLLSSGVLGGKTQYYWPNYMPKPDAPNTTVSEQIFSTQSILPATENSLGAHIGYSSVIEWTSAEGWTVHTFSNFDNGYADAAPVGFIQPGSTPYQPYNSNAFKRGKLISRETFTKNGSPVAKTVYQYEAVGALADYAARSVRAMLTTLCNTRTYCYEGTAYFSNMQKFLPVQEVSTTYDQDNPAQNAVSATRTYQYQPNGQLHIRGQTDSKGRVLKTSYTYPSNLNDAISAGMTAKNIIGLPTSIFNYTGTELAPVGLSLRKINFDLFNGLYLPKKVDRGVGTVSPMSMVTEIEFLSYDTRGNLLTYKDGNGSVSKLEYYGLADIGKTDLLKKRTAFEGTPLAQSENITHKPLIGIESSSDVNAKTTFYDYDDFNRAKNVRSGNAAGPVRKSYCYNYAGQVVECATLAPSGSIAAAELVLLAEAALPVTLLEFIALKLENTSLLKWSTTSESNSERFDIQRSQDGKKWLNIGFEQAMGESDSLKSYTFTDLNPAEGENLYRLKMVDADSTFSYSRIQSVVFDTDGTVELYPNPVTVGESLNLLTKDPGKISNIRIFDTSGKLVHHSVAARSINISTLPAGLYMVQLTYTDGSISTHRVVKQ